The Methanomassiliicoccales archaeon genome contains the following window.
TCACACCTTTTATTTCGTTGCTATTGAAAGGGGGTATTATCAAGAAGCAGGGCTCGAAGTAACTGTTGAACGTGGAAGTGGCTCCCTAGACGCAGTTAATCTTGTGGCTGCTCGTAAAATTGACATAGGTGTAGCCGACGTTTCGACTGCGCTAGCAGCACGGGGGGAAGGAGCTCAAGTTGTTATAGTTGCCGTAATATTCCAAGACAGTCCTTTCACATTTTGGACACGAAAGGATACCGGCATCACCACACCGAAGGATTTTGAGGGTCGCACTATTGGCGCTCCCCCAGGGGATTCTCAACGCGTCTTCTTCCCTGTTTTTGCAGCCGTTAATGGAATCGACCCCGAAAAAGTTATATGGGTGAATATGTCTGCAGGGGCAAAGATTCCTGCTTTGGCCGCAGGACAAATTGATATCGAGGGCAACTATTGGGGTACATATCCACTCCATGTTCAGGCTATCGGTAAAGATAACCTGGGATGGTTTCGGTGGCCAGAGTGGGGTGTTAACCCTTACTCCCAGGCTCTAATAGTTCACGAGGACTTTATAAAAGAACGACCTGAGACACTCAGAAAATTTTTGGATGCCACGTTTAGAGGTTGGCGATGGGCGATCTTACACCCTAAAGAAGCTATATTGATGATGCAAAAATATTTCCCCGAAGTAGATGTGGACCTGTTGTTAGAGTGTTGGCCATATTATGAAGATCTGATGGACACGCCGATTACTCGTGAGCACGGACTTGGCTGGATTGACAAAGCCCGAATGGAATATACTATCAAGCTTGTGAACGACATAATGAAGCCAACATCTCCGGTAATTGCTGAACAAGCGTACACGACCGCATTTCTACCTCACTATACATGGCCATATCCCGAAGAATTTCCAGAAGATTATCCGTTTCCTGAGCGTCTTCGCCGTTAATGCTACCCAAAAAGAGGGGGAGAGACTTTTCTCTCCCCCTTTTGTTTAAAGTTCCGCGAGTTTACAGGGGGTCATATGGCAGAACATGAGGAGGCATTTGTGAAGGTTACAGACGTTTATAAAACATACACTACTAGCAAAGGACAATTGCGAGCAATTGAAGGTTTGTCTTGTTCAGTTAACAAAGGAACTTTCATCACAATTGTTGGGCCAAGCGGGTGTGGAAAATCCACGTTTCTAAAGATTCTTGCGGGACTTTTGCCTTACGATGCTGGCGAAGTAATAGTCGACGGGACAGTTGTTCAAAAACCGCTCGGGAAAAAAGTAGGTATGGTGTTCCAAAAACCGTTGTTAATGCCATGGTTACGAGTTATTGACAATGTGCTTTTTCCTTTAACTATTCTCGGCGAAAAAGCAACTAATTACAAAGAGAAAGCCATGGACCTGCTTGAAATGGTGAGAATCAAGGATTTTGCTGATCGATATCCCTTTGAACTCTCAGGCGGCATGCAACAGAGGGTAGCCATATGCAGAGCTCTTATTTATGATCCTGAGCTTTTGCTAATGGATGAACCGTTTGGAGCCCTTGATGCGATGACGCGCGACATTTTGAACCTTGAGTTGCTACGACTTTGGGAGACGAAGCGTAAAACCATTATCTTCGTAACTCACAGCATTCAAGAAGCTGTTTTCTTGGCAGACCAAGTGTTCGTTATGACTAAGCGTCCAGCCAAAATTAAAGAAATAGTTCCGATAGACCTTCCACGCCCTCGCTCTATGGAAGCGAAAGGCCAATCTAAATATGGTGAATATGTAGTGTATGTTTATAAACTTTTACAACATGAATTTAAGGAGGGGAAACATGAATTATAACATTGTGCCACCGGTAAAAAATCTGCGCATAGATTGTTTAACAGTAATGATATATAACACTCCAAAGGAATTAGGCTACGCTGCAGCAACTATGGCTGCGTACCACATTCGCAACTTTCTTTCTTCACAGCCTGAGGTTAACATAATGTTTGCTGCAGCACCATCACAAAATGACTTTTTAGATTGTTTAGTAATGCTACCCGAAATAGATTGGACTCGATGCAATGCCTTTCATCTTGATGAATATCTTGATCTGCCGACCAGTGCACCACAAAAGTTGTGTGCTTATTTGGAAAAACGGGTTTTTACTAAAGTTAAAATTAAACAGATGTATTATATAGATGACGGCATCCTAAACACTCCCGAAGAGATGTGTGCGCGCTATGAAAAACTACTTAATACACACCCTACAGATATAGCTTTCCTTGGGGTCGGCGAGAATGGGCATATAGCATTCAACGATCCACATGTTGCGAATTTCAATGATCCACATAAGGTCAAAGTTGTAACGATCGATGAGGTGTCTCGTAATCAGCAAGTGCGTGATGGGTGCTTTAAACATCTGGAAGAAGTACCTAAAAGAGCCATCACAGTAACTATCCCTGCCATAATGGCAGCTAAAGCCATTATATGTGTAGTTCCGGGCTTAAGAAAGCAAGAGGCCGTCAAGCGTATGTTACTCGGTCCTGTAACACCTGAGTGTCCTGCCTCGATATTGCGTCGTCATCCGAATGCAACCTTGTTCTTAGATATTGATGCAGCAAAACTTATCATCGATGAAATGAAGGTGTGAAAATGGCTGCCAAAATAGGAGTAGGCATTGTTGGAGCTGGTTTTGCTGGACGCCTTCACGCAGAAGCATATCGTCGCTGTCCTTCTGCTATTCTAATCGCGATTGCCAGTCCAAATCCTTTGACGCTAGAAAACTTTCAAGCCCAGTTTAATATTCCTCATGCATATACTAATTACGAGGAACTTCTTAAAAGAAAGGACATAGAATTGGTTAGCATTAGTGTGCCAACTTTTCTACATAAAGATGTTGCCATAGCTGCTATGCAACAGAAAAAACATGTTGTGTGCGAAAAACCCTTAGCCCTTAATAGTGCTCAAGCTGAGGAAATGCTCGCTACGGCAAAAAGGGAGGGTGTTTTGCTTATGTACGCTGAAGATTGGATATTTGCCCCAGCTTTACGCAAAGCTGTCGAAATTTGTTCTGAAGGTGCGATTGGCGACGTCTTAGTTGTGCGCGGAAAGGAGTCCCACAGCGGTTCCCACTCCAAATATGCAAAAAGAATTGATTACTGTGGCGGCGGAGCTCTAATACATTTGGGGATCCACCCTATAGGTTTTGGTTTATATTTCTTCGAAAAGAGGCCTCGCCGTGTTTTAGGAGTTATGACTCCAGGTGGAAATGCAAATCTATTGCACAAAGATATTGAAGGCGAAGATTGGGGTATTGGCGTTATAGAATTTGAAGATGGAAAAATATGTCAAATAGAAGCCAACTATATTACACGAGGCGGCATGGATGATGTCGTAGAGTTTTACGGCACCGAGGGAGTAATCAAGGTAAACCTTACTCAGGGATCGCCTTTACTAGTGTTTAGTCGTGTAGGTTTGAAATACACCGTTGAAAAAGCCGAACTTACAACGGGATGGAGCTTTCCCGCGGTTGATGAATTTCGATCACTAGGCTATCAAGATGAAATTGAGCACTTTGTACAATGTGTACTTAAAGAGAAGGAACCTCAGAGAGGCGTAAGAGGCATTGACGGAATGCGCGCGCTTGAAGTGCTTGAAAAAATTTACGAATCTGCTAAGCATGGCAAAGTAGTGCATATGTAAACGGAGGTGATGAAGATGACCAGTGTAAGGTTTGTAGGCGTAGAATTCAAAAATCCATTTATAGTGGCTTCTAGTCCATTGACTGCAAACATTCAGTTATTACAACTTGCTGAAAAATATGGTGCAGCAGGAGCGAGTGTAAAACTAACTATGCGAAAACCTCCTTTCAAAGGCCAGCTTCGCGCAATAGTCGTTCCAGGTTTAGGAATGATCCATGCTTCTGAAAGACGTCTTGGTTTAGAAGAGGGTTTACGTCTTGTTGCTGAAGCTAAAGAGAAAACGTCTTTAGTTTTGTTTGCTAATATAACTAGTGAAAGCGGTTCTTTAGACGAATGGGTATACCTTGCTCGGCGATTTGCGCAAGCAGGTGCGGATTTTATAGAAGCCAACCTCTGTTGCCCAATGATCGGTCTTGACCAAGCACATGCTGGGATTAATCAGCACAATCTACGCGGCGGTGCAGTGACAGGAGAACATCCGGAACTTGTTTTCAATGTAGCTCGTGCAATATCTTCAGAAGTATCAGTCCCCCTGGTGTGTAAGCTTACACCCACAGTATCCAACTTGGCGGAAGTTGCGCAAGCAGCGATGGAAGGAGGAGCTATAGGGTTGCACGTGTTTGGTGGTCCATCCCTTGTCCTGCCCCCTCTAGACCTCGATCGCGGGGGTATACCTTTATATCCCCTTTTGGATGGGGCATGTTATGGTTTTTTAGCAGGTCCAGCTATTAAATTTGCCTCATATAAACGCGTAGCAGAAGTAAAATCGGCTGTAAAAGCCCCAGTAATTGGTTCTGGAGGAATTATGACATGGCGAGACGCTGTCGAAATGATGATGTGGGGGGCCGATTTAATTTCTGCATGTGCTGCCATTATGATAAACGGTTTTGAAGTAATAACGCATATTGTGAATGGAATAGAACGGTATATGCAAGAAAAACAACTTTCATACTCAGATATAGTCGGCGCGGCGCTAAAATTTTTAAAGCCAACCTTTCAAGTTCAAGTAGTTGAAGGATATGCTGTTGTAGACGAAGCCTTGTGTACCGGGTGTGGCAGATGCGAAAAAATAGGTCATTGTTTAGCAATTTCCGTAACCAATGGGGTTGCGAGGGTAGAAAAAGCGTTGTGTATAGGATGCGGTATATGCCGCTCATTATGCCCGCAGGGTGCTATAAAACTGGTTGAAAAAGCATGAAAAACGATAGCTATGGCAGCTCACACTTTCAATCACAAAGGATGGTAGGAATATTGCTTTCACTTTTTAATGGCCGTGGCGAATGCTTGCATCCAATCCTTGGCCCGGGAACTCGCTTCGTTTGGGATCACTGTAAGCACTGTAGCACCTCACGCCATCGAGATAGAATGGGCGCGGAATGGACTAAAGAACAACGCAGAGTCATTATTTCTCAAATCCCTTTGGGCAGGCTTGGAAAACCCGAAGAAGTTGCTGCTGCTGTCGTGTTCCTGGCTTCTCCTGGCGCATCGTTTATAACCGGCGAAATTTTAGACGTGAATGGAGGATATCTGATGGACTAAGGAGGCTACAATGTCTGGTTTAAAAGATAAGGTAGCCGTAATAACAGGGGGCGGAGGTGTCTTACCTTCAGCTATTGCTGAAGGCTTGGCTAAAGAGGGGGTGATCTGTGTTCTTTTGGATATCGCCGAAGACAAAGCCAAAGCCGCCTTGAATAAAATCCAGGTGGCTGGAGGAAAAGGTCTGGTTATAAAAGCAGACGTACTTTCACGTAGAGATCTTGAGCTGGCCAAAGAAGAAGTTCTTAAAACTTTTGGTCGCGTTGATTTTTTGATTAACGGTGCAGGCGGGAATCATCCGCGTGCTACTACTTCCGCGGAACTCTCTTTCTTTGATCTTCCTGAGGAAGCAGTTCGGTTTGTTTTTGATCTTAACTTTTTTGGCACATTTTTTGCAAGCCAAATATTTGGAAAATTAATGGCGGAGGCGAAGTCAGGGGTCATACTAAACATAGCTTCTATGGCCTCTTTTCGTCCGCTAACCAGAACCCCAGCTTATTGTGCAGCGAAAGCAGCGGTGGCTAACTTTACCCAATGGCTGGCAGTTTATATGGCTCAAGAATATTCCCCTAATATCAGAGTCGTGGCTATAGCTCCTGGGTTTTTCATCACAGACCAGAACCGATACCTTTTAATAGGCGAAAAGGGTGAACTCACGGAGCGAGGCCGTCAAATTATTACTCATACACCAGCGGGCCGCTTTGGGGTACCGGAAGATTTGATTGGGGTAGTGAAGTGGCTTCTCTCACCAGAAGCTGCTTTTGTTACAGGCGCGGTAATTCCTATTGATGGAGGGTTTTCTGCCTTTTCAGGCGTTTAATTAAGCATGGCGAAAATTCTTTATAAGTTCGCGATTGACCAGGCCCTCGGGTAGTAGTCCATTTAAGGCGCGGCCAATATCGCGCGCGATCTTTGTACGGAGTTCAACTTGCGATTCCTCTGAATACCAAGCAACATGTGGAGAAATAAGCACTTGGGGCATTTTGAGAAGAGGATTGTCAAGGCTAGGAGGTTCAGGTTCAGTTACATCTAGACAAGCTCCAGCAAGACGTCCCTCTTTAAGCGCTTGTACTAGGGCGAACTCGTCCACTACCCCTCCTCGGG
Protein-coding sequences here:
- a CDS encoding ABC transporter substrate-binding protein; amino-acid sequence: MKYRIERVFVACVLIMACVPGLALETLTVRLNWIPNQADHTFYFVAIERGYYQEAGLEVTVERGSGSLDAVNLVAARKIDIGVADVSTALAARGEGAQVVIVAVIFQDSPFTFWTRKDTGITTPKDFEGRTIGAPPGDSQRVFFPVFAAVNGIDPEKVIWVNMSAGAKIPALAAGQIDIEGNYWGTYPLHVQAIGKDNLGWFRWPEWGVNPYSQALIVHEDFIKERPETLRKFLDATFRGWRWAILHPKEAILMMQKYFPEVDVDLLLECWPYYEDLMDTPITREHGLGWIDKARMEYTIKLVNDIMKPTSPVIAEQAYTTAFLPHYTWPYPEEFPEDYPFPERLRR
- a CDS encoding 4Fe-4S binding protein, which produces MTSVRFVGVEFKNPFIVASSPLTANIQLLQLAEKYGAAGASVKLTMRKPPFKGQLRAIVVPGLGMIHASERRLGLEEGLRLVAEAKEKTSLVLFANITSESGSLDEWVYLARRFAQAGADFIEANLCCPMIGLDQAHAGINQHNLRGGAVTGEHPELVFNVARAISSEVSVPLVCKLTPTVSNLAEVAQAAMEGGAIGLHVFGGPSLVLPPLDLDRGGIPLYPLLDGACYGFLAGPAIKFASYKRVAEVKSAVKAPVIGSGGIMTWRDAVEMMMWGADLISACAAIMINGFEVITHIVNGIERYMQEKQLSYSDIVGAALKFLKPTFQVQVVEGYAVVDEALCTGCGRCEKIGHCLAISVTNGVARVEKALCIGCGICRSLCPQGAIKLVEKA
- a CDS encoding ABC transporter ATP-binding protein; its protein translation is MAEHEEAFVKVTDVYKTYTTSKGQLRAIEGLSCSVNKGTFITIVGPSGCGKSTFLKILAGLLPYDAGEVIVDGTVVQKPLGKKVGMVFQKPLLMPWLRVIDNVLFPLTILGEKATNYKEKAMDLLEMVRIKDFADRYPFELSGGMQQRVAICRALIYDPELLLMDEPFGALDAMTRDILNLELLRLWETKRKTIIFVTHSIQEAVFLADQVFVMTKRPAKIKEIVPIDLPRPRSMEAKGQSKYGEYVVYVYKLLQHEFKEGKHEL
- a CDS encoding Gfo/Idh/MocA family oxidoreductase → MAAKIGVGIVGAGFAGRLHAEAYRRCPSAILIAIASPNPLTLENFQAQFNIPHAYTNYEELLKRKDIELVSISVPTFLHKDVAIAAMQQKKHVVCEKPLALNSAQAEEMLATAKREGVLLMYAEDWIFAPALRKAVEICSEGAIGDVLVVRGKESHSGSHSKYAKRIDYCGGGALIHLGIHPIGFGLYFFEKRPRRVLGVMTPGGNANLLHKDIEGEDWGIGVIEFEDGKICQIEANYITRGGMDDVVEFYGTEGVIKVNLTQGSPLLVFSRVGLKYTVEKAELTTGWSFPAVDEFRSLGYQDEIEHFVQCVLKEKEPQRGVRGIDGMRALEVLEKIYESAKHGKVVHM
- a CDS encoding SDR family oxidoreductase, with translation MSGLKDKVAVITGGGGVLPSAIAEGLAKEGVICVLLDIAEDKAKAALNKIQVAGGKGLVIKADVLSRRDLELAKEEVLKTFGRVDFLINGAGGNHPRATTSAELSFFDLPEEAVRFVFDLNFFGTFFASQIFGKLMAEAKSGVILNIASMASFRPLTRTPAYCAAKAAVANFTQWLAVYMAQEYSPNIRVVAIAPGFFITDQNRYLLIGEKGELTERGRQIITHTPAGRFGVPEDLIGVVKWLLSPEAAFVTGAVIPIDGGFSAFSGV
- a CDS encoding glucosamine-6-phosphate deaminase, which translates into the protein MNYNIVPPVKNLRIDCLTVMIYNTPKELGYAAATMAAYHIRNFLSSQPEVNIMFAAAPSQNDFLDCLVMLPEIDWTRCNAFHLDEYLDLPTSAPQKLCAYLEKRVFTKVKIKQMYYIDDGILNTPEEMCARYEKLLNTHPTDIAFLGVGENGHIAFNDPHVANFNDPHKVKVVTIDEVSRNQQVRDGCFKHLEEVPKRAITVTIPAIMAAKAIICVVPGLRKQEAVKRMLLGPVTPECPASILRRHPNATLFLDIDAAKLIIDEMKV